The Pseudomonas viciae genomic interval GATCAACAACACGTTCTGGCCGCTTTCACGCAACGCCTGCAATTGCCTGGCACTGATCGAGGGAATGTCCGAATCCTGCACACCCTGGGGCGCGCTCAGGCCGCAAAAGGCCTGATAGTCGCTCAGGGCCGTGATGGGCTGGCGGCCCGGGGAGCGGCGCAACGGCATCTGCCGGTAGGTCATATCCAGCGCGTCGTAGACCATCAGGCGCCCCAGCAGGCTATCGCCGATGCCAGTGATCAACTTGATCGCCTCAGTGGCCATGATTGCGCCGATGGATGCACACAGAATGCCCAGCACCCCACCCTCGGAACAGGATGGCGCCAGCTCGGGCGGAGGCGGTTCGGGGTATAGGTCGCGGTAGTTGAGGCCGACCCCGCCCGGCGCGTCTTCCCAGAACACCGAGGCCTGGCCTTCGAAGCGGAAGATCGAACCCCAGACATAGGGTTTGCCGGCCAACACACAGGCATCGTTGACCAGGTAACGAGTGGCGAAATTGTCAGTGCCATCGAGGATCAGGTCGTACTGGCTGAACAACTGCACGGCGCTTTGCGGCTCCAGCCGCTGTTCGTGGCGTTCGACTTTCACATAGGGGTTCAGCGCGTGGATGGCCTCGGCGGCACTGTCAACTTTCAATTGGCCCACCGTGGCAACCCGGTGGATCACCTGGCGCTGCAGGTTGGACTCGTCCACCCGGTCGAAGTCGATGATGCCCAGGGTACCGATACCGGCCGCCGCCAGGTAAAGCAACGCCGGCGAACCCAGCCCCCCGGCACCGATCACCAATACTTTGCTGCTTTTTAAACGACACTGCCCTTCCAGGCCCACATCAGGAATCAATAAGTGTCGACTGTAACGGGTTATCTCTTCGTTACTTAGACTCGAAACAGCAGCGACAAGCGGAGGAAGTTTCATGTTTAATACCTGTTACTGAATGTAAGTAATTCTCATGCAGCGTCTTTGATTAATCAATTCAAAGGGCTTTGAATTTCATATGCACAAGGTCCGTTTTCGTATGCATTTAGAATGGCCATTACGCGATATGCGTTTATCGACAGCATGGATCGAGGAGAAACTTCGCAGTAACTCCCACGCCACAAAAACACCGACAGATAGACAAAAGCCCTCTTTCGAGGGCTTTTGCAGGTCGTTCGACCGGTCAGGCGAGAAAAGTCGACATGTCCTTGCACACGGCGCTGAAGGCGTCGACAAAATGCTGCGCTTCGACATCAGTAAGCACCAGCGGTGGCTGGATGCGCATGACCCGGTTGTTGTTGGCGGTGACGAAAGTCAGCACACCATGCTCTTGGGACAATTTGCTGACGAAACGCAAAACGAACATCTCCTCGAAGTTTTTCTCCACCTCACTGATGGCCTCCTCGATATACCGCTTGGCCTTGCCCGAAAGCATGCGGTAGGTGCCTGCGGCGTTGCCCGGGATGCGGCTGGCAAATTCCCGCACGAAGGCCTCGACGCCGCCCTTGAAGCTGTATTCGAACTCGATGGCGATCATCAACCCGACGCCGCGTACTTCACGAATGAACGGGTACGGACTGACCGCCTCCTGCAGGGCCTGCTTGAGCTGCCCCCCCACCCGGGCGGCGTTGCCGGCCAAGTCTTCTGTGGCAATCACCTCAAGCGTCGCCAGGGCCGAAGCCGAGGCAAAGTTGCCGCCGCCGAAGGTCGAGGTGTGCAATGCAAAGGTGTCGATGCTGCCATAGGCACGATCCCACAACGCCGCGCTGGACAGCGTCGCGCCAATGGGTACCGCACCGCCAGACAACGATTTGGACAGCACCAGGATATCCGGCACCACCGCCTCCCACTCACAGGCGAACAACTTGCCGGTGCGGCCCAGGCCGGTCTGGATTTCATCGACAATCAATAGGCAATCGTAGGCGCTGCAAAGCGCGCGAACCTGCTTCAGGTAGCCCTGCGGCGGCACGATCACCCCACCCTCACCCTGGATCGGCTCGAGAATAAAGGCGCCGACATCCCCGTGGCGCAAGGCATCTTCCAGCGCCGCCAGATCGCCAAAAGGGATCGAATCGCAGCGCGCCAGCAAGGGTTTGAAGGGCTCGCGGTGCTTGTCCCGTCCAGTGACAGACAATGCCCCCAGGGTCTTGCCGTGATAGCCGTTGTCGCAATACAGGACTCGAGGTCGCTGCATGGCAGCCATCGCCAGCTTCAACGCCGCCTCGATCGCCTCGGTGCCCGAATTACTGAAAAACACTCGCTCCAGGTTCCCCGGCGCCAGCTCACTCAGGCGCTGGGCCAACAGGCTGGTCTGCAAGGGCACCGACACGTATTGGACGAACGTGGGGTATTGCTGTTGCAGATACGCCTGTAGCGCCTGGTTGATGTGCGGATGATTGTGTCCGGTATTGAGGCAACCATAGCCTGCGACGAAATCCAGGTAACGGCCGCCGTCCAGGTCCGTCAGCCAGCAACCACTGCCATGGGTGAACACCCGTTCGATGTGGTTGAACTGGTAGAACTCACGCAGCACCGGGTTGATGTGCTGACCGAAGCAACGCAAGGCTTCGGCACGCAGGGCTACCGGCTGATCGGCGGCTTGTTCGAGGACGGCGGGGACTTTCGTGGTCCGATGGAAGCGTCGCAGGGCCTGGAAATCCGCATCGGCCAGGCGCTCGCCATAAGACGCCATGGGCGACGGTGAGAAACCGTGCAGTTCGGCGATGCGGCCGATCTCCAGCACCCGCTCCTCGGGCAATTCGCGACCGATGGAAAACGCCTCGGCACGCCCCTCCAGTGCCAGCACCAGGGTTTCCGCCAGGCAGCCGTTGAGGAATTTTTTCGGCGCCAACCCCAGGGTTTCAGTGCCGAAACGCAAATCGGCGCTGGCCGACACCAGGCCACCGTCAATGATCAGGATGTCCTGGCGGTCTTGATGAAACGGCAGCACATCCCGGGGCAGCGCGGCGTCCACCACCACCGACCCCGGCGCGAGTCGGTAGGGGTCGATCACCCCGCCGCTGGACGTCGCCGCTACGTAAAAACGCACGTGCTCGTAGCAACTGTCGATATCCGTCGTCAGTTGTACCTGGCCGTGAAATTGCGCTGGCAGCCAGGCCAGGCTTTCACGGCCCTGCTCCGCGCTGCCACGATGGACCAGGCGCAGGCGGCAACCGTCGCGGGCCAGTAGTTTGGCGATGACCAAAGCAATCGAACCGGGATAACCAACCACCGCCACTTCACTGTCAGCCGGCGCCACCTCCAGCCGGGCCATGGCCTCCAGCACGTTCTTGTAGGCGGCGTAGGCCGTCAACGAGTTTCCGGTGGTGACCGGTACACCGCTGCGGTCCAGGGTCTGCAACCCGCGGTTGCCGACAATCGCGGTAAAGCCCCCCAGACCTACCAGTTGCGCGCCCTGCTCCTGCAGGCTGTGTACGCCTTCGAGTACCCGTGCGGCAATGGTTCGCGGCTGGCTGAGCATTTGCTCGGCGGTCAGCGGCAGGTAATGCAAGATGCCCTCGCACACCGCGCCACTGGCGCTGACGATGCGCCCGAAGTCCGCGAACGGCACCAGGTTGCGCGACTTCCAGAGCTGAGCCTGATACCCGCGGTCCTGTTCAGCGAGCGTGCGGTCCAACAGGTCGATGATCTTCACCTGACGTTGCAGGGCAATGGAGGTCGGGTGGGCGATGAAGCCGAATTTCATAGGGGTGCGTCCTTGGCGAGGGTTCATTGACGGTTCCAGGCGGTTTCGGAGACCAGGCTCAAGCCGTCGCCCTCCGAGTTATGGGCCAGCAATACGTCGAAAATGTTCAGTTGTCCGGGTTGTGTCAGGGCTTGGCGCAAGGCGGCTTCGTCGAAGTTGACCAGGCGTTCGCGGTGCACACTGATGGCCCCGATCCGTTCCAGTGGCGCGGCCATTGCCGCGGCGCTGGTCACGGCGACTTGCTGGGCACCGTTGTGGGCATAGCGTTTATCGAGGTACGTCTGGATCAACGACAACATGCCGTTGGTGAGGTAGAAAAGACTGACGTTGCGCTGGTTCGCGCACGGGTCCTGGGCCAATCCTTGCGCCAGGCGTGCCTCGATATCCGGCACCAGCGCCCGGGCACCATCGCCGATAAAGGCCAGGACATTGCCCTCGGCGGTCATGGCGATATAGGGCAAGGCCATCAGCGCATCGCCCATCAACGCCCGACCATACCATCCGGAAAAACCCGGGTCGGTACGTGGCACGTTACGCACCGCCGAAATACCGCAGCGGCCGACATCGTAGACACCGATATAGCGATAACCCTGGTGCTCGATCAGCTCGCGCACCAGGTGGCCGAGTCGATGGAAAAAGTAGTTGGCGGTCATGGGCAGGGTCTCGATGTGATCCGCCGCCACGGTTTCGCTGCGCTGCGCCATCTCCCGCAGCTTGCCACGCCGCAACGCGAGCACCTGGGGCTCGACCTGCAATCCACGCTCGATATGGTCCAGGAACACATCCAGCGGCACGTCCAGCGCCAGGTCCGTGAACGGTGAAAGGTGCCGTGGTTCATGATTGACCTGGACCACCCGCAGCTGACGCTTGAGCTTGCCTTCGGAAAATGGCGTGGAGGCTTGGTCGACCTTGCCCTTGAGAAAGAACACGCAGTGGTCCTGGGCCCCGTTCAACTCATGCTCGCAATGCATGAACTGGTACACCCGCCGGCTGAACCCATAGAGAGACAGTGGCCCAAGGTATTCGGGCACCGCCCGCCCCTCGTAATAGGGACCGACACTGCCGGGTTGGGTAATACTGTCAGCCAGGCCGATGGCACCACGCTCAGCCAGGGCATGGACCCGGCGGCGCTGCTCGGCGCTGAGCTTGCCGCACTGCCATAACAGGTGCACCGACTCGTGATTGATCAGATGCAGGGCCTGGTCCAGCGCAGCGGCCTGCCGTGCGTCGGGGCGCCAGGTCGGCACCGGCATGACCTCGGGCAGGCGTACGTCCAGCGGCACCAGTGGCCGGGATTCAAGTACCCCCTGGGTGGCCAGGATGAACACCGGTTCGGGCCGTTCGGCGAGCATGGCGAACGCCTCTTCCAGGCGCGGGCCGATTTCCTCGACCTTGCGGATGAAGACCTGGCGCAGACCCCGGGCTTCGATGACCCGGCAGCCATCATTGTCCAGGTCGTGGGTACCCTGGAAGGCAAACCAGACGTTCTCCGGGCTGTCGGCACAGACGATCAACCCCGGGGCACCAAGGCGCTTGAGATTGGCCAGGGTGCCGCGAAACTCATCGATCATGCCCGAGGTCACGGCAATCACGTAGGCCCGGCCGAACAGTTGCCAGCCAGCCATGGCGCTGACCGCCAGGCTGTGTTCGTTGCAGCCGCTCAGGCAACGCACGCCGGTGCCGGCGACGTTCTGCTGCATCGACTGGATCAGCCCCGCCACCATCGATCCGGTGTAGGCATGAAAGTCCCAGCGCTGTTGCCAGCGGTTGCACATGAACCGGGTGATTTCCGTCGCCAGGCTCACCGACAGCAGCGGACCGCTGATGGAGCGCGCCAGCAAACGGTTGAAGTGCGCGTGCTCCAGGTGATCGAGGATGATTCGCAGCAGGTCCGCCCGACGCGCGGCCCGGTCCTGTCCCGTGACCCGCAGATGACGGTTGCCGCCGATCCGGTTCATCCAGCCCGGCAGCGCCGGCAAGGCGCAATACAGCAGCGCCGAATGGGGTGACAGGCGTGAGCCGGGCGCGGCGGCGATCAGTTCATCGAAGGGGTCCTGATCCCCCGCCTCGGTTTGCTGGCAAAGATCGAGAATGAATAGCTCGTTGGACAACGGCGGGGTCTGTCGTCGTAAGCTTTGCCGGGCGGCCTGGGCTGAATCAAAGGTCAGCACCCACAAGTCGGGCACGGCCGCAGCTACGCACGGGTTGCCCTGTAAATAGCGCTGGGCCTGGACCATCAGGGTCTCCAGGACCGCTTCGCCGTGGGGCCTGGGGCCCAAGGCGCGATGCATTGGCTCATTGCCTCTGATCGAGATCGGCCAATCGGGATTATTTGCCGGAGGCTGCAAGCAGGCCTGCAAATAATCAACGACAAATGCCACATCCTCGATCAGAGGCTGCGTCTGGGTAATCAAACAGATACCTAAGGTTGCCTTCATGGACTCCATTCCTATTGAGTCTAACTAACTTGTGGGGCGGGTTTACTTTTAGCTCGGTCAGCTCGGTCGTCGGGGATACAGGCATCCACCGTGGCCTGGGCAATCGAACGTCGCGCAGCCATCGCCAGCGCACACACGCCGAGCGTTGCCAGGCACAAGCCGACAAGCATTCCCGCCGGGCCACTGCGATCGAGCAGCGCTCCGGCGCCGATCGGCACCAACAGGCGCGTGAGCACAAACAGGCTGGCCTGGAGGCCGTAGTCGTCGGCCTGGTGCTGCTGGCGGGAGAAAAACATCATCAGGCCAAACATCAGGCTCGATACCGCGCCCATGGCCGTGGCCAATAGATAAGCCGCCACCACCAGCCACAAGGTCGAGGCCTGGAGCCATACCGCGCCAGTCAAGGCCAGCAGCGCCACCAAGGCCCCGACCATGAACCACGGCGTCACCCAGGCCGGGCCCAGGCGTTGCACCAGCCTGGCGCCCAGAATGCTCGCCAGGACACCGACTACTCCGCCGCCGACGCCGGCAACCCAGGCCACCTGCTGCGCAGGCATCCCCTGGTCCAGCAACAGCGGCTTGAGGTAAAGCCACGCGGCGCCGAGAAAGGGGAAACCACTGAGCAGCAGCCAGATCCACAGACGTGCGCCGGGCTGCCGGAAAAAACCCGACCAATCCACCAGTGCCGGCCGGGTTGCCTGGCACTCGACAGCCAGGACATCCGCCTCGTGCAGTCGCCCGAGAAACGGCAGCGCCAGCAACAGCCCGGCGGCCATCAACAGAAACGGCGCCTGCCAGCCCCAGCGCTGCTGCACCAACAGCATCACCCCGGCGCCCACAATGGCAGCGAGGAACAGCGCCGCCGAACGAATGCCCCCTGCCCTCAATCGCTGCGTTTGTGGCAATAACTTGATGGCCAGGGCATTGACCGGAATGTCGGCCCAGGTCGCCAGCACCCCAGCGGCAAAAGCCAGGCCGAAAAGGACCAGGCGATTGGTGGTCATCGCCTGCTGACTAGCCAACACCAGCAGCAGCGCCAGCAGCAGGCACAGCCCCAGCGCCCAAAGGCGATAGTGCCCCTGGGGCGCGCGATACCGCTGCACGGGCAAGGCCAACAGGAATTTGAACACCGCTGGCAGCCCCGTCAGTTGGAACAATCCGATGTCAGTGCCGGACCAGCCGTGTTCGCGCATGACCAACGGAAGCCCCAGCAGCAGGTAGATGCTGGGTACTGCAAGGACGAAATGGAGCCAGCCGAACAGCAACTGAAGGCGCCACATACGGGCGCTTTCCTGACCTTTCATGGATGACTCCTACGCGCCACTTGTAC includes:
- the moeB gene encoding molybdopterin-synthase adenylyltransferase MoeB, whose product is MKLPPLVAAVSSLSNEEITRYSRHLLIPDVGLEGQCRLKSSKVLVIGAGGLGSPALLYLAAAGIGTLGIIDFDRVDESNLQRQVIHRVATVGQLKVDSAAEAIHALNPYVKVERHEQRLEPQSAVQLFSQYDLILDGTDNFATRYLVNDACVLAGKPYVWGSIFRFEGQASVFWEDAPGGVGLNYRDLYPEPPPPELAPSCSEGGVLGILCASIGAIMATEAIKLITGIGDSLLGRLMVYDALDMTYRQMPLRRSPGRQPITALSDYQAFCGLSAPQGVQDSDIPSISARQLQALRESGQNVLLIDVRDRAEWDIVRIHGAQHLPKGPKTAELIEARFGKQANLVLHCKTGVRSKAVLRELQARGFSNVRNLEGGVLAWVRDIDPALPAY
- a CDS encoding aminotransferase class III-fold pyridoxal phosphate-dependent enzyme → MKFGFIAHPTSIALQRQVKIIDLLDRTLAEQDRGYQAQLWKSRNLVPFADFGRIVSASGAVCEGILHYLPLTAEQMLSQPRTIAARVLEGVHSLQEQGAQLVGLGGFTAIVGNRGLQTLDRSGVPVTTGNSLTAYAAYKNVLEAMARLEVAPADSEVAVVGYPGSIALVIAKLLARDGCRLRLVHRGSAEQGRESLAWLPAQFHGQVQLTTDIDSCYEHVRFYVAATSSGGVIDPYRLAPGSVVVDAALPRDVLPFHQDRQDILIIDGGLVSASADLRFGTETLGLAPKKFLNGCLAETLVLALEGRAEAFSIGRELPEERVLEIGRIAELHGFSPSPMASYGERLADADFQALRRFHRTTKVPAVLEQAADQPVALRAEALRCFGQHINPVLREFYQFNHIERVFTHGSGCWLTDLDGGRYLDFVAGYGCLNTGHNHPHINQALQAYLQQQYPTFVQYVSVPLQTSLLAQRLSELAPGNLERVFFSNSGTEAIEAALKLAMAAMQRPRVLYCDNGYHGKTLGALSVTGRDKHREPFKPLLARCDSIPFGDLAALEDALRHGDVGAFILEPIQGEGGVIVPPQGYLKQVRALCSAYDCLLIVDEIQTGLGRTGKLFACEWEAVVPDILVLSKSLSGGAVPIGATLSSAALWDRAYGSIDTFALHTSTFGGGNFASASALATLEVIATEDLAGNAARVGGQLKQALQEAVSPYPFIREVRGVGLMIAIEFEYSFKGGVEAFVREFASRIPGNAAGTYRMLSGKAKRYIEEAISEVEKNFEEMFVLRFVSKLSQEHGVLTFVTANNNRVMRIQPPLVLTDVEAQHFVDAFSAVCKDMSTFLA
- a CDS encoding decarboxylase, whose amino-acid sequence is MHRALGPRPHGEAVLETLMVQAQRYLQGNPCVAAAVPDLWVLTFDSAQAARQSLRRQTPPLSNELFILDLCQQTEAGDQDPFDELIAAAPGSRLSPHSALLYCALPALPGWMNRIGGNRHLRVTGQDRAARRADLLRIILDHLEHAHFNRLLARSISGPLLSVSLATEITRFMCNRWQQRWDFHAYTGSMVAGLIQSMQQNVAGTGVRCLSGCNEHSLAVSAMAGWQLFGRAYVIAVTSGMIDEFRGTLANLKRLGAPGLIVCADSPENVWFAFQGTHDLDNDGCRVIEARGLRQVFIRKVEEIGPRLEEAFAMLAERPEPVFILATQGVLESRPLVPLDVRLPEVMPVPTWRPDARQAAALDQALHLINHESVHLLWQCGKLSAEQRRRVHALAERGAIGLADSITQPGSVGPYYEGRAVPEYLGPLSLYGFSRRVYQFMHCEHELNGAQDHCVFFLKGKVDQASTPFSEGKLKRQLRVVQVNHEPRHLSPFTDLALDVPLDVFLDHIERGLQVEPQVLALRRGKLREMAQRSETVAADHIETLPMTANYFFHRLGHLVRELIEHQGYRYIGVYDVGRCGISAVRNVPRTDPGFSGWYGRALMGDALMALPYIAMTAEGNVLAFIGDGARALVPDIEARLAQGLAQDPCANQRNVSLFYLTNGMLSLIQTYLDKRYAHNGAQQVAVTSAAAMAAPLERIGAISVHRERLVNFDEAALRQALTQPGQLNIFDVLLAHNSEGDGLSLVSETAWNRQ
- a CDS encoding MFS transporter, producing the protein MKGQESARMWRLQLLFGWLHFVLAVPSIYLLLGLPLVMREHGWSGTDIGLFQLTGLPAVFKFLLALPVQRYRAPQGHYRLWALGLCLLLALLLVLASQQAMTTNRLVLFGLAFAAGVLATWADIPVNALAIKLLPQTQRLRAGGIRSAALFLAAIVGAGVMLLVQQRWGWQAPFLLMAAGLLLALPFLGRLHEADVLAVECQATRPALVDWSGFFRQPGARLWIWLLLSGFPFLGAAWLYLKPLLLDQGMPAQQVAWVAGVGGGVVGVLASILGARLVQRLGPAWVTPWFMVGALVALLALTGAVWLQASTLWLVVAAYLLATAMGAVSSLMFGLMMFFSRQQHQADDYGLQASLFVLTRLLVPIGAGALLDRSGPAGMLVGLCLATLGVCALAMAARRSIAQATVDACIPDDRADRAKSKPAPQVS